In the Sarcophilus harrisii chromosome 3, mSarHar1.11, whole genome shotgun sequence genome, one interval contains:
- the LOC100924382 gene encoding putative olfactory receptor 8G3 pseudogene encodes MDTGNHSTVIEFILMGLTNQPEFQIPLFLLFLQIYIISMMGNVGLLLLIKTSSHLHTPMYYFLSNLSFIDLCYSSVITPKMLVSFVSEKNVITYPGCLTQFFFFCTFGIADLFMLSAMAYDRYVAICSPLIYTITMSQRTCFLLVVGVYTMGVFGAVTHTSALTRLSFCGNNVINHYFCDIPPLLKLSCSSTHLNELLVMLLVVINSLVTTLSILISYIFILSNILSIHSAKGRSKAFSTCASHLASVAVLYGSIIFMYCQPASSSHIIQQKVSSVIYTTVIPMLNPWIYSLRNKDVKDALRKIRKDWTVSWCRHGKPCIK; translated from the coding sequence ATGGATACAGGAAATCATTCCACAGTGATAGAATTTATTCTTATGGGATTAACAAACCAGCCAGAATTCCAGATCCCCCTCTTCTTACTCTtcctacaaatatatattatttcgATGATGGGAAATGTGGGCTTACTCCTACTTATCAAAACTAGTTCTCATCTTCATACCCCTATGTATTATTTTCTTAGTAACTTGTCCTTCATTGATCTTTGCTACTCTTCTGTCATTACTCCTAAAATGTTGGTGAGCTTTGTATCAGAAAAGAATGTCATCACCTATCCAGGGTGCTTGACccagttctttttcttctgtacTTTCGGCATTGCTGATCTATTCATGTTGTCAGCCATGGCCTATGATCGTTATGTTGCCATCTGTAGCCCCCTTATCTATACCATCACCATGTCCCAGAGAACCTGCTTCCTATTAGTGGTAGGAGTGTATACTATGGGGGTCTTTGGAGCCGTGACTCACACAAGTGCTCTAACCAGACTATCTTTCTGTGGAAACAATgtaattaatcattatttttgtgACATTCCACCCCTTTTGAAACTCTCCTGTTCTAGCACCCACCTTAATGAGCTTTTGGTGATGCTTCTGGTTGTGATTAACTCATTGGTAACTACTCTATCTATAttgatttcttatattttcatccTTTCCAATATCCTAAGCATCCATTCTGCTAAAGGCAGGTCCAAGGCCTTCAGTACTTGTGCGTCCCACCTGGCATCTGTGGCTGTCCTGTATGGCTCCATCATTTTTATGTACTGTCAGCCTGCATCAAGCAGCCACATTATTCAACAGAAAGTGTCCTCAGTGATCTACACCACAGTCATCCCCATGCTAAACCCCTGGATCTATAGTCTGAGGAATAAGGATGTGAAGGATGcactgagaaaaatcagaaaagactgGACAGTTTCTTGGTGCAGACATGGAAAGCCTTGCATCAAATAA